One window of Equus caballus isolate H_3958 breed thoroughbred chromosome 3, TB-T2T, whole genome shotgun sequence genomic DNA carries:
- the ADRA2C gene encoding alpha-2C adrenergic receptor — protein sequence MASPALAAALTAAAAAAGPNASGAGEANASGAAWGPPPGQYSAGAVAGLAAVVGFLIVFTVVGNVLVVIAVLTSRALRAPQNLFLVSLASADILVATLVMPFSLANELMAYWYFGQVWCGVYLALDVLFCTSSIVHLCAISLDRYWSVTQAVEYNLKRTPRRVKATIVAVWLISAVISFPPLVSLYRQPDGAAYPQCGLNDETWYILSSCMVSFFAPCLIMGLVYARIYRVAKLRTRTLSEKRTPGGPDGASPTTENGLGAAASAGENGHCAPPRPPRADVEPEDSSAAAERRRRRGALRRGGRRRAGGEGDAGGAEELGPGAAEPGALTAARSPGPSGRLSRASSRSVEFFLSRRRRARSSVCRRKVAQAREKRFTFVLAVVMGVFVLCWFPFFFTYSLYGICREACQVPGPLFKFFFWIGYCNSSLNPVIYTVFNQDFRRSFKHILFRRRRRGFRQ from the coding sequence ATGGCGTCCCCGGCGCTGGCGGCGGCGctgacggcggcggcggcggcggcgggccccAACGCGAGCGGCGCCGGAGAGGCCAACGCCTCGGGGGCTGCCTGGGGGCCGCCCCCCGGCCAGTACTCGGCGGGTGCCGTGGCAGGGCTGGCGGCCGTGGTGGGCTTCCTCATCGTCTTCACCGTGGTGGGCAACGTGCTAGTGGTGATCGCCGTGCTGACCAGCCGGGCGCTGCGTGCGCCGCAGAACCTCTTCTTGGTGTCACTGGCCTCGGCTGACATCCTGGTGGCCACGCTGGTTATGCCCTTCTCGCTGGCCAATGAGCTCATGGCCTACTGGTACTTTGGGCAGGTGTGGTGCGGCGTGTACCTGGCGCTAGACGTGCTCTTCTGCACCTCGTCCATCGTGCACCTGTGCGCCATCAGCCTGGACCGATACTGGTCCGTGACGCAGGCCGTTGAGTACAACCTGAAGCGCACGCCGCGCCGCGTCAAGGCCACCATCGTGGCCGTGTGGCTCATCTCAGCCGTTATCTCCTTCCCGCCGCTCGTCTCGCTCTACCGCCAGCCCGATGGCGCCGCCTACCCGCAGTGCGGCCTCAACGACGAGACCTGGTACATCCTGTCCTCCTGCATGGTCTCCTTCTTCGCGCCGTGCCTCATCATGGGCCTGGTCTACGCGCGCATCTACCGCGTGGCCAAGCTGCGCACGCGCACACTCAGCGAGAAGCGCACGCCTGGGGGCCCCGACGGCGCGTCCCCGACGACGGAGAACGGGCTGGGCGCGGCGGCGAGCGCGGGCGAGAACGGGCACTGCGCGCCCCCGCGTCCCCCGCGCGCCGACGTGGAGCCCGAGGACAGCAGCGCGGCGGCCGAGAGGCGGCGGCGCAGGGGCGCGCtgcggcggggcgggcggcggcgcgcgggcGGCGAGGGGGACGCGGGCGGCGCCGAGGAGCTGGGGCCGGGAGCGGCTGAGCCCGGCGCGCTGACCGCCGCCAGGTCCCCGGGCCCCAGCGGGCGCCTGTCGCGCGCTAGCTCGCGCTCCGTCGAGTTCTTCCTGTCGCGCCGGCGCCGGGCGCGCAGCAGCGTGTGCCGCCGCAAGGTGGCCCAGGCGCGCGAGAAGCGCTTCACCTTCGTGCTGGCGGTGGTCATGGGCGTGTTCGTGCTCTGCTGGTTCCCCTTCTTCTTCACCTACAGCCTGTACGGCATCTGCCGCGAGGCCTGCCAGGTGCCCGGCCCGCTCTTCAAGTTCTTTTTCTGGATCGGCTACTGCAACAGCTCGCTCAACCCGGTCATCTACACCGTATTCAACCAGGACTTCCGGCGCTCCTTCAAGCACATCCTCTTCCGACGGAGGAGAAGGGGCTTCAGGCAGTGA